In one Haemophilus parainfluenzae genomic region, the following are encoded:
- a CDS encoding chloride channel protein, with amino-acid sequence MLRSFIFHLRYFYHKKLRQTHRISHKTLEFVCLLIGATFVALFSFGFAKLADIGLEFNAYWSAKYPLAVWIVLPLGLAFLTWFTAKYTPYVGGSGIPQVIASINLPYNGYKTKLVKFRQTIWKIPLTFFAMVIGASVGREGPSVQVGAAVMLSWGNFCRKYNFAFRGLSTNELVATGAAGGLAAAFNAPLAGVIFAIEELGRGVMLRWERRVLLGVLAAGFILVAIQGNSPYFPAYKGATTIPYLYLWLAICGVVCGVLGGIFGRLLAKGLAGLSPLKWRDWIRKHPIYVALLLGLVLAAMGTYSEGQTYGTGYNVVARALEGQLVSPEVGILKLFATVTTYWNGIAGGIFTPSLTTGAGIGTMLWEISNGMVDQRFLVILCMAAFLAGGTQSPVTASVVVMEMTGAQPVLIWLLISSIIASIISRQFSPKPFYHFAAGRFRQRMQEQQAEDLRRNEIQEK; translated from the coding sequence ATGTTACGTTCATTCATTTTTCATTTACGTTATTTCTATCACAAAAAACTTCGACAAACGCATCGTATCTCTCATAAAACACTCGAATTCGTATGTTTACTGATTGGTGCGACATTTGTTGCCCTTTTTTCCTTTGGATTTGCCAAGCTAGCCGATATCGGACTTGAATTTAATGCCTATTGGTCTGCCAAATACCCTCTCGCCGTTTGGATTGTTTTACCGCTTGGTCTTGCTTTTCTCACCTGGTTTACCGCTAAATACACGCCTTATGTTGGTGGTAGCGGTATTCCACAAGTGATTGCCTCCATTAATCTTCCTTACAATGGCTATAAAACGAAACTGGTTAAATTTCGCCAAACCATTTGGAAAATTCCGCTTACTTTTTTTGCAATGGTTATCGGTGCGTCTGTTGGGCGTGAAGGTCCTTCTGTTCAAGTCGGTGCTGCTGTTATGCTGAGTTGGGGAAATTTCTGTCGTAAATATAACTTTGCTTTCCGTGGATTAAGTACGAATGAACTCGTCGCAACCGGTGCGGCAGGTGGTCTTGCTGCCGCATTTAATGCCCCTTTGGCTGGGGTGATTTTTGCCATTGAAGAATTGGGTCGAGGCGTGATGTTACGCTGGGAACGCCGCGTATTACTTGGGGTATTAGCAGCGGGTTTTATTTTGGTAGCGATTCAAGGCAATAGCCCTTACTTTCCAGCCTATAAAGGCGCGACCACTATTCCTTATTTATATCTTTGGCTTGCCATTTGTGGTGTCGTCTGTGGTGTACTAGGCGGTATATTTGGGCGACTCCTTGCAAAAGGATTAGCAGGACTGTCTCCACTCAAATGGCGTGATTGGATCCGCAAACATCCCATTTACGTTGCCTTATTACTCGGTTTAGTACTTGCCGCGATGGGAACCTACAGCGAAGGGCAAACTTATGGAACAGGTTATAATGTGGTCGCAAGAGCATTGGAAGGACAACTTGTTTCGCCTGAAGTGGGGATACTAAAACTCTTCGCAACAGTTACGACGTATTGGAATGGTATCGCGGGCGGAATCTTTACGCCATCCCTCACTACCGGTGCAGGTATCGGCACCATGTTATGGGAAATCAGCAATGGCATGGTTGATCAACGTTTCCTCGTCATTTTATGTATGGCGGCCTTTTTAGCCGGTGGAACACAATCCCCTGTAACAGCAAGCGTAGTAGTGATGGAAATGACGGGGGCTCAACCTGTGCTGATTTGGCTCTTGATTTCCAGTATCATTGCCTCCATAATTTCGCGCCAATTTAGTCCAAAACCTTTTTACCACTTTGCGGCTGGACGTTTCCGTCAACGAATGCAGGAACAACAAGCAGAAGATCTGCGCCGTAACGAGATTCAAGAGAAATAA
- a CDS encoding metallophosphoesterase family protein, with protein MLLFAGDPHGSYEHLYPFVQENDNVALIILGDLQLSSPDELDKLAQHCDIWFIHGNHDSKTVAAFDSIWGTHWKSRNLHNRVIEIQGQRIAGLGGVFRGQIWMPPNKPMYFDPIHYCQYSPQEKIWRGGVPLRHRTSIFPSDIEAIENEQADILICHEAPKPHPMGFRVINQLAEKLGVRHVFHGHHHDNVEYKTNFPYKITNVGFRSVTDAHGNYLLKMIDDREK; from the coding sequence ATGCTTTTATTCGCAGGCGATCCACACGGAAGTTATGAACATCTTTATCCTTTCGTGCAAGAAAATGATAACGTTGCCCTGATTATTTTGGGCGACTTGCAACTTTCTTCGCCTGATGAATTAGATAAACTCGCACAACATTGTGATATTTGGTTTATTCACGGCAACCACGATAGCAAAACCGTCGCCGCATTTGATTCGATTTGGGGCACTCATTGGAAATCGCGTAATTTGCATAATCGTGTTATTGAAATTCAAGGACAACGCATTGCAGGCTTAGGAGGAGTATTCCGTGGGCAAATCTGGATGCCACCCAATAAGCCAATGTATTTTGATCCCATCCACTATTGCCAATATAGTCCACAAGAAAAAATTTGGCGTGGCGGTGTACCATTGCGTCATCGCACGTCTATTTTCCCTTCTGATATCGAAGCCATTGAAAATGAACAAGCCGATATTTTAATTTGCCATGAAGCACCTAAACCCCATCCCATGGGATTTCGTGTGATTAATCAACTCGCAGAAAAATTAGGGGTAAGACACGTTTTCCATGGTCATCACCACGATAATGTCGAGTACAAGACAAATTTCCCTTATAAAATCACGAATGTCGGTTTTAGAAGTGTTACTGATGCACACGGAAATTATTTATTAAAAATGATTGATGATAGAGAAAAATAA
- the dusA gene encoding tRNA dihydrouridine(20/20a) synthase DusA translates to MSENQPHFYRGRFSVAPMLDWTTRHCRYFHRQFSKNALLYTEMVTAPAIIHAKYDHLDFDLQENTVALQLGGSDPAQLKHCAKLAEERGYHEINLNVGCPSDRVQNGMFGACLMAKADLVAECIAEMRNVVNIPVTVKTRIGIDDLDSYEFLCDFIEKVHHAGCQEFIVHARKAWLSGLSPKENREIPPLDYDRVYQLKKDFPQLTIAINGGIKTIEEMKHHLQFVDGVMVGREAYQNPSLLGYVDQMLFDANADIVTPRQAVEAMFPYIEKQLSQGVYLNHIVRHMLGAFQNCKGARQWRRYLSENAFKQGAGIEVVETALSFVETH, encoded by the coding sequence ATGTCAGAAAACCAACCGCACTTTTATCGTGGACGCTTTTCCGTTGCGCCAATGTTAGATTGGACGACACGCCATTGCCGCTATTTTCATCGTCAATTTAGTAAAAATGCGTTGCTTTATACCGAAATGGTTACGGCTCCTGCCATTATTCATGCCAAATACGATCATTTAGATTTTGATTTGCAAGAAAACACGGTTGCCCTACAACTCGGCGGAAGCGATCCCGCACAGCTTAAACATTGTGCTAAATTAGCCGAAGAAAGAGGCTATCATGAAATTAATCTGAATGTGGGCTGTCCTTCCGATCGCGTGCAAAATGGCATGTTTGGTGCGTGTTTGATGGCAAAAGCAGATTTAGTAGCTGAATGTATTGCTGAAATGCGAAATGTCGTGAATATTCCTGTCACTGTGAAAACGCGTATTGGCATTGATGATTTGGATAGCTATGAATTTCTCTGCGACTTTATCGAAAAAGTCCATCATGCAGGCTGCCAAGAATTTATTGTTCATGCCCGAAAAGCCTGGCTTTCAGGATTAAGCCCAAAAGAGAATCGAGAAATTCCCCCTTTGGATTATGATCGTGTTTATCAATTGAAGAAAGACTTCCCACAATTAACCATTGCTATTAATGGCGGCATTAAAACCATCGAAGAAATGAAACATCATTTACAATTTGTTGATGGCGTGATGGTTGGGCGTGAGGCCTATCAGAATCCGTCGTTATTGGGCTATGTTGATCAAATGCTTTTTGATGCTAATGCGGATATCGTCACACCAAGACAAGCGGTGGAAGCCATGTTCCCTTATATTGAAAAACAACTGAGCCAAGGCGTTTATTTAAATCATATCGTTCGACATATGCTCGGTGCATTCCAAAACTGCAAAGGGGCAAGACAATGGCGACGCTATCTAAGTGAAAATGCCTTTAAACAAGGCGCGGGCATTGAAGTGGTTGAAACGGCATTAAGCTTTGTGGAAACCCATTAA
- the fusA gene encoding elongation factor G: protein MARTTPIERYRNIGISAHIDAGKTTTTERILFYTGVSHKIGEVHDGAATMDWMEQEQERGITITSAATTAFWSGMSQQFPQHRINVIDTPGHVDFTVEVERSMRVLDGAVMVYCAVGGVQPQSETVWRQANKYQVPRIAFVNKMDRTGANFLRVVEQLKTRLGANAVPLQLPIGAEESFTGVVDLIKMKAINWNEADQGMTFTYEDIPADMQAACEEWRQNLVDAAAEATEELMEKYLGGEDLSEEEIKAGLRQRVLANEIILVTCGSAFKNKGVQAMLDAVVEYLPAPTDIPAIKGINPDETEGERHASDDEPFSSLAFKIATDPFVGNLTFFRVYSGVINSGDTVLNSVRQKRERFGRIVQMHANKREEIKEVRAGDIAAAIGLKDVTTGDTLCAIDAPIILERMEFPEPVISVAVEPKTKADQEKMGLALGRLAQEDPSFRVHTDEESGETIISGMGELHLDIIVDRMKREFKVEANIGKPQVSYRETIRTRVNDVEGKHAKQSGGRGQYGHVVIDLYPLDPEGPGYEFVNEIKGGVIPGEYIPAVDKGIQEQLKSGPLAGYPVVDIGVRLHFGSYHDVDSSELAFKLAASLAFKAAFAKANPVLLEPIMKVEVETPPEYVGDVIGDLSRRRAMVNGQEANEFVVKIDAEVPLSEMFGYATDLRSQTQGRASYSMEPLKYAEAPTSVAAAVIEARKK, encoded by the coding sequence ATGGCTCGTACAACCCCTATTGAAAGATATCGTAATATCGGTATTAGTGCGCACATTGATGCTGGTAAAACTACTACCACTGAACGTATCTTATTCTACACTGGTGTAAGTCACAAAATTGGTGAAGTACACGATGGTGCAGCAACAATGGACTGGATGGAACAAGAACAAGAGCGTGGTATTACCATTACCTCTGCAGCAACTACCGCATTCTGGTCTGGTATGTCACAACAGTTCCCACAACACCGTATCAACGTTATCGATACTCCGGGACACGTAGACTTTACTGTTGAAGTAGAACGTTCTATGCGTGTTCTTGATGGTGCGGTAATGGTTTACTGTGCGGTTGGTGGTGTTCAACCTCAGTCTGAAACTGTATGGCGTCAAGCTAACAAATATCAAGTTCCACGTATTGCGTTCGTAAACAAAATGGACCGTACTGGTGCTAACTTCTTACGTGTTGTTGAACAACTTAAAACTCGTTTAGGTGCGAATGCTGTTCCTCTTCAACTTCCAATCGGTGCAGAAGAAAGTTTCACTGGTGTTGTTGATTTGATCAAAATGAAAGCGATCAACTGGAACGAAGCTGACCAAGGTATGACCTTCACTTATGAAGATATTCCAGCAGATATGCAAGCAGCGTGCGAAGAATGGCGTCAAAACCTTGTTGATGCAGCAGCTGAAGCAACTGAAGAATTAATGGAAAAATATCTTGGTGGTGAAGACTTAAGCGAAGAAGAAATCAAAGCAGGTCTTCGTCAACGCGTATTAGCAAACGAAATCATCTTGGTAACTTGTGGTTCTGCATTCAAAAACAAAGGTGTTCAAGCGATGCTTGATGCAGTTGTTGAATACTTACCAGCACCAACTGATATTCCAGCAATCAAAGGTATCAACCCAGATGAAACTGAAGGTGAACGTCACGCAAGCGATGATGAGCCTTTCTCTTCATTAGCATTCAAAATTGCAACTGACCCATTCGTAGGTAACTTAACCTTCTTCCGTGTGTACTCAGGTGTAATTAACTCTGGTGATACAGTATTAAACTCTGTACGTCAAAAACGTGAACGTTTTGGTCGTATCGTACAGATGCACGCTAACAAACGTGAAGAAATCAAAGAAGTTCGTGCGGGCGATATCGCTGCAGCAATCGGCTTAAAAGATGTAACTACGGGTGATACATTATGTGCTATCGATGCACCAATCATCCTTGAGCGTATGGAATTCCCAGAGCCAGTAATCTCTGTAGCAGTAGAACCTAAAACTAAAGCTGACCAAGAAAAAATGGGTCTTGCATTAGGTCGTCTTGCTCAAGAAGACCCTTCATTCCGTGTTCACACTGATGAAGAATCTGGTGAAACCATTATTTCTGGTATGGGTGAGTTACACTTAGACATCATCGTTGACCGTATGAAACGTGAGTTCAAAGTGGAAGCTAATATCGGTAAACCACAAGTATCTTACCGTGAAACTATCCGCACTCGTGTTAACGATGTGGAAGGTAAACACGCAAAACAATCTGGTGGTCGCGGTCAATATGGTCACGTTGTTATTGACTTATACCCATTAGATCCAGAAGGTCCTGGTTACGAATTTGTAAACGAAATCAAAGGTGGTGTAATCCCTGGTGAATACATTCCTGCAGTTGATAAAGGTATCCAAGAACAGCTTAAATCTGGTCCATTAGCGGGTTATCCGGTAGTAGATATTGGTGTACGTTTACACTTCGGTTCATACCATGATGTTGACTCATCAGAATTAGCGTTTAAATTAGCAGCTTCTTTAGCATTTAAAGCAGCGTTCGCTAAAGCAAACCCAGTTCTACTTGAGCCAATCATGAAAGTTGAAGTAGAAACTCCACCTGAGTATGTGGGTGATGTAATCGGTGACTTAAGCCGTCGTCGTGCTATGGTTAACGGTCAAGAAGCGAACGAATTCGTTGTTAAAATCGATGCAGAAGTTCCACTTTCTGAAATGTTCGGTTATGCAACAGACTTACGTTCACAAACTCAAGGTCGTGCATCATACTCAATGGAACCGTTAAAATATGCTGAAGCGCCAACAAGTGTTGCTGCTGCAGTAATTGAAGCGCGTAAAAAATAA
- the nadR gene encoding multifunctional transcriptional regulator/nicotinamide-nucleotide adenylyltransferase/ribosylnicotinamide kinase NadR — protein sequence MSNKHDKKMGVIFGKFYPVHTGHINMIYEAFSKVDELHVIVCSDTERDLKLFYDSKMKRMPTVQDRLRWMQQIFKYQKNQIFIHHLVEDGIPSYPNGWQAWSEAVKNLFEEKQFTPTMVFSSEPQDKAPYEKYLGLEVSLVDPDRSFFNVSATKIRTTPFQYWKFIPKEVRPFFAKTIAILGGESSGKSVLVSKLAAVFNTTSAWEYGREYVFEKLGGDEQAMQYSDYPQMALGHQRYIDYAVRHAHKVAIIDTDFITTQAFCIQYEGKAHPFLDSMIKEYPFDVTILLKNNTKWVDDGLRSLGSQKQRQQFQQLLKKLLDKYKVPYIEIESPSYLDRYNQVKSVVEKVLNDEELEGLPHTKRILTTEK from the coding sequence ATGTCGAACAAACACGATAAAAAAATGGGTGTGATTTTTGGAAAATTCTACCCTGTTCACACCGGCCATATTAATATGATTTATGAAGCATTCAGTAAAGTGGATGAGCTTCACGTGATTGTCTGTAGCGATACCGAACGCGATTTAAAGCTGTTTTATGATAGTAAAATGAAGCGTATGCCGACGGTACAAGATCGTCTTCGCTGGATGCAGCAAATCTTTAAATATCAAAAAAATCAAATTTTCATTCATCATTTAGTTGAGGATGGCATTCCAAGTTATCCGAATGGTTGGCAAGCTTGGAGTGAAGCGGTAAAAAATCTCTTTGAAGAAAAACAATTTACCCCGACGATGGTTTTTAGTAGTGAACCACAAGACAAAGCACCATACGAAAAATACTTGGGTCTCGAAGTTTCTTTAGTGGATCCTGACCGATCTTTCTTTAACGTATCTGCAACGAAAATTCGTACTACTCCTTTCCAATATTGGAAATTCATTCCGAAAGAAGTCCGTCCGTTCTTTGCGAAAACCATTGCCATTTTGGGTGGCGAAAGTAGCGGTAAAAGCGTGTTAGTCAGCAAACTAGCTGCCGTATTTAACACCACTTCCGCCTGGGAATATGGTCGTGAATATGTCTTCGAAAAATTAGGTGGCGATGAGCAAGCCATGCAATATTCTGACTATCCACAAATGGCATTAGGTCATCAACGCTATATTGATTATGCGGTGCGTCATGCCCATAAAGTAGCGATTATTGATACCGATTTTATTACCACGCAGGCTTTTTGTATTCAATACGAAGGCAAAGCGCATCCTTTCCTCGATTCCATGATCAAAGAATACCCATTTGATGTAACAATCTTATTGAAAAACAACACAAAATGGGTGGATGATGGCTTACGTAGTCTAGGCAGCCAAAAACAACGTCAACAATTCCAACAGTTATTGAAGAAATTGTTAGATAAATACAAAGTGCCTTACATTGAAATTGAATCGCCAAGTTATTTGGATCGTTATAACCAGGTCAAATCTGTTGTGGAAAAAGTGTTAAATGATGAAGAACTTGAAGGTTTACCACATACTAAACGCATATTAACCACCGAGAAATAA
- the tuf gene encoding elongation factor Tu, whose protein sequence is MSKEKFERTKPHVNVGTIGHVDHGKTTLTAAITTVLAKHYGGAARAFDQIDNAPEEKARGITINTSHVEYDTPTRHYAHVDCPGHADYVKNMITGAAQMDGAILVVAATDGPMPQTREHILLGRQVGVPYIIVFLNKCDMVDDEELLELVEMEVRELLSQYDFPGDDTPIVRGSALQALNGVAEWEEKILELANHLDTYIPEPERAIDQPFLLPIEDVFSISGRGTVVTGRVERGIIRTGDEVEIVGIRPTAKTTVTGVEMFRKLLDEGRAGENIGALLRGTKREEIERGQVLAKPGSITPHTDFESEVYVLSKDEGGRHTPFFKGYRPQFYFRTTDVTGTIELPEGVEMVMPGDNIKMTVSLIHPIAMDQGLRFAIREGGRTVGAGVVAKIIK, encoded by the coding sequence ATGTCTAAAGAAAAATTTGAACGTACAAAACCGCACGTAAACGTGGGTACAATCGGCCACGTTGACCACGGTAAAACAACTTTAACAGCAGCAATCACAACCGTATTAGCAAAACACTACGGTGGTGCAGCTCGTGCATTCGACCAAATCGATAACGCGCCAGAAGAAAAAGCGCGTGGTATCACAATCAACACCTCACACGTTGAATACGATACTCCAACTCGTCACTACGCACACGTTGACTGCCCAGGACACGCGGACTATGTTAAAAACATGATTACCGGTGCGGCGCAAATGGACGGTGCAATTTTAGTAGTAGCAGCAACAGATGGTCCTATGCCACAAACTCGTGAGCACATCTTATTAGGTCGCCAAGTAGGTGTACCTTACATCATCGTATTCTTAAACAAATGCGACATGGTAGATGACGAAGAGTTATTAGAATTAGTAGAAATGGAAGTTCGTGAACTTCTTTCTCAATATGACTTCCCAGGTGACGATACTCCAATCGTACGTGGTTCTGCATTACAAGCATTAAACGGCGTTGCAGAATGGGAAGAAAAAATCCTTGAGTTAGCAAACCACTTAGATACTTACATTCCTGAGCCAGAGCGTGCAATTGACCAACCGTTCCTTCTTCCAATCGAAGACGTATTCTCAATTTCAGGTCGTGGTACAGTAGTAACAGGTCGTGTTGAGCGTGGTATCATCCGTACTGGTGATGAAGTTGAAATCGTTGGTATCAGACCAACAGCGAAAACCACTGTAACTGGTGTTGAAATGTTCCGTAAATTACTTGACGAAGGTCGTGCAGGTGAAAACATCGGTGCATTATTACGTGGTACTAAACGTGAAGAAATCGAACGTGGTCAAGTATTAGCGAAACCAGGTTCAATCACTCCACACACTGACTTCGAATCAGAAGTTTACGTATTATCAAAAGATGAAGGTGGTCGTCACACTCCATTCTTCAAAGGTTACCGTCCACAATTCTATTTCCGTACAACTGACGTAACTGGTACAATCGAGTTACCAGAAGGCGTGGAAATGGTAATGCCTGGTGATAACATCAAAATGACAGTAAGCTTAATCCACCCAATCGCGATGGACCAAGGTTTACGTTTCGCAATCCGTGAAGGTGGCCGTACAGTAGGTGCTGGCGTTGTTGCGAAAATCATCAAGTAA
- the rpsL gene encoding 30S ribosomal protein S12 has protein sequence MATINQLVRKPRVKKVVKSNVPALEACPQKRGVCTRVYTTTPKKPNSALRKVCRIRLTNGFEVTSYIGGEGHNLQEHSVVLIRGGRVKDLPGVRYHTVRGALDCAGVKDRKQGRSKYGVKRPKA, from the coding sequence ATGGCAACTATCAACCAGCTAGTACGCAAACCGCGTGTGAAAAAGGTTGTAAAAAGTAACGTTCCTGCATTAGAGGCTTGCCCGCAGAAACGTGGTGTGTGCACTCGTGTATACACAACTACACCTAAAAAACCGAACTCAGCATTACGTAAAGTATGTCGTATTCGTTTAACTAATGGCTTTGAAGTAACTTCTTACATCGGCGGCGAAGGTCACAACCTTCAAGAGCACAGTGTTGTGCTTATCCGTGGTGGTCGTGTTAAAGACTTACCAGGTGTTCGTTACCACACTGTACGCGGCGCATTAGACTGTGCAGGCGTTAAAGATCGTAAACAAGGTCGTTCTAAATACGGCGTTAAACGTCCTAAAGCTTAA
- the rpsG gene encoding 30S ribosomal protein S7 — translation MPRRRSVEPRKILPDPKFGSELLAKFINVLMVDGKKSVAETIVYGALDKLAERTGKEPLEAFEIALENVRPTVEVKSRRVGGSTYQVPVEVRPVRRNALGMRWIVEAARKRGDKSMALRLANELSDASDNKGAAVKKREDVHRMAEANKAFAHFRW, via the coding sequence ATGCCACGTCGTCGTAGTGTTGAACCACGCAAGATTCTTCCAGATCCGAAGTTCGGTTCAGAGTTACTTGCAAAATTTATTAATGTATTAATGGTAGACGGTAAAAAATCCGTTGCTGAAACCATCGTTTACGGTGCGTTAGACAAACTTGCAGAACGCACAGGTAAAGAACCTTTAGAAGCATTTGAAATTGCACTTGAAAACGTTCGCCCAACCGTTGAGGTTAAATCTCGTCGTGTTGGTGGTTCTACTTACCAAGTGCCAGTTGAAGTACGTCCAGTTCGTCGTAACGCATTAGGTATGCGTTGGATCGTTGAAGCTGCACGTAAACGCGGTGATAAATCAATGGCTTTACGTCTTGCAAATGAATTATCTGATGCATCAGATAACAAAGGTGCAGCTGTGAAAAAACGTGAAGACGTTCACCGTATGGCTGAAGCTAATAAAGCATTTGCTCACTTCCGTTGGTAA
- the selA gene encoding L-seryl-tRNA(Sec) selenium transferase, which produces MTALFQQLPSVDKFLKTPEGEMLLTEFGHSAVVRELRQLLSEGREFIKQHQNLPHFFADHLSTLHYLQERLTQQNHVQIKSVHNLTGTVLHTNLGRALWAESAQQAALHAMKGNVALEYDLEEGKRSHRDNYISELLAQLTGAEAACIVNNNAAAVLLMLATFAKDKEVIISRGELIEIGGAFRIPDIMAQAGCKLVEVGTTNRTHLKDYRQAINENTAFLMKVHCSNYHISGFTASVSEQELVDLGREFDISVITDLGSGALIDLSQYHLPNEPTVQEKVTQGVNLVSFSGDKLLGGTQAGIIVGKKEWIAQLQAHPLKRVLRCDKVILAGLEATLRLYLQPEKLTEMLPTLHLLTQSMDVLKEKAEQLKVCLANRLKDYQVEIEESFAQIGSGSQPMATIPSIAVTIAEKTEAKLTALLTVFKALEQPIIGRVEKGKIWLDLRSVADFKALLDTVEKL; this is translated from the coding sequence ATGACCGCACTTTTTCAACAACTTCCTTCGGTAGATAAATTTTTAAAAACACCAGAAGGTGAAATGCTTTTAACTGAATTTGGTCATTCAGCTGTCGTGCGTGAATTGCGCCAATTATTGTCTGAAGGGCGCGAGTTTATTAAACAGCATCAAAATTTACCGCACTTTTTTGCCGATCATCTAAGTACATTGCATTATTTACAAGAACGATTGACTCAACAAAATCATGTACAAATTAAATCAGTTCATAATTTAACAGGCACGGTATTACATACAAATTTAGGACGAGCATTATGGGCTGAAAGTGCACAACAAGCGGCACTTCATGCGATGAAAGGTAATGTTGCGCTGGAATATGATTTGGAAGAAGGAAAACGCAGTCATCGAGATAATTATATTAGTGAACTACTTGCGCAACTCACAGGTGCAGAAGCTGCATGTATTGTGAATAATAATGCGGCAGCCGTACTCTTGATGCTGGCAACCTTCGCAAAAGATAAAGAAGTGATTATTTCCCGCGGGGAATTGATTGAAATTGGCGGAGCATTTCGCATTCCAGACATTATGGCTCAAGCAGGCTGTAAACTTGTTGAAGTCGGAACAACAAATCGCACACATTTGAAAGATTATCGTCAAGCAATCAATGAAAACACGGCTTTCTTAATGAAAGTACATTGCAGTAACTATCATATTAGTGGGTTTACCGCTTCGGTTTCAGAACAAGAGCTAGTTGATCTTGGACGAGAATTTGATATTTCAGTGATTACGGATCTGGGTAGCGGTGCATTGATTGATCTAAGCCAATATCATTTACCGAATGAGCCGACGGTACAAGAAAAAGTCACACAGGGCGTAAACTTGGTGTCATTTTCAGGCGATAAATTATTGGGTGGAACACAAGCCGGTATTATCGTCGGTAAAAAAGAGTGGATTGCTCAGTTACAAGCTCACCCATTAAAACGCGTGTTGCGTTGTGATAAAGTGATTTTAGCCGGGCTTGAGGCAACATTACGCCTTTATCTCCAACCCGAAAAACTCACTGAAATGTTGCCAACTTTACATTTACTCACCCAATCGATGGATGTATTAAAAGAAAAAGCCGAACAACTTAAAGTCTGTTTAGCAAACCGCTTAAAAGATTACCAGGTTGAAATCGAAGAAAGTTTTGCTCAGATTGGGAGTGGATCTCAACCGATGGCGACGATTCCTTCTATTGCGGTAACGATAGCTGAAAAAACAGAGGCAAAATTGACCGCACTTTTAACGGTATTCAAAGCGTTAGAACAACCAATAATCGGCCGCGTTGAGAAAGGAAAAATTTGGTTAGATTTACGTAGCGTGGCTGATTTTAAGGCATTATTAGATACGGTGGAAAAATTATGA
- the ribB gene encoding 3,4-dihydroxy-2-butanone-4-phosphate synthase: protein MNQSILSAFGATGEERVINALNAFKQGNGVLVLDDEDRENEGDLIFPAETITPEQMAKLIRYGSGIVCLCITDEQCKQLDLPPMVEHNNSVNKTAFTVTIEAAEGVSTGVSAQDRVTTIKAAIADQAKPTDLHRPGHVFPLRAAEGGVLTRRGHTEASVDLARLSGFKPAGVICEIMNDDGTMARAPEIIEFAKKFGYVVLTIEDLVAYRQKHHC from the coding sequence ATGAATCAGTCAATTTTATCTGCATTTGGTGCGACCGGTGAAGAACGGGTAATTAACGCATTGAACGCATTCAAACAAGGCAATGGCGTATTAGTATTGGATGATGAAGATCGCGAAAATGAAGGCGATTTAATTTTCCCTGCAGAAACCATTACGCCAGAACAAATGGCAAAACTTATCCGTTATGGCAGCGGTATTGTGTGTTTATGTATCACCGATGAACAATGCAAACAGCTTGATTTGCCACCAATGGTTGAGCATAACAATAGCGTGAATAAAACCGCGTTTACTGTGACGATTGAAGCGGCAGAAGGTGTGTCAACAGGTGTATCGGCACAAGATCGTGTTACCACAATCAAAGCGGCAATTGCAGATCAGGCGAAACCGACAGATCTTCACCGTCCAGGACATGTTTTCCCATTACGTGCGGCAGAAGGTGGTGTTTTAACGCGTCGCGGTCATACTGAAGCCTCAGTTGATTTAGCGCGTTTAAGTGGTTTTAAACCGGCAGGGGTGATTTGTGAAATTATGAATGATGATGGCACTATGGCTCGCGCACCAGAAATTATCGAATTTGCGAAAAAATTTGGTTATGTAGTGTTAACAATTGAAGATTTAGTGGCGTATCGTCAAAAACATCATTGCTAA